CTCCACAACAAATGGTGAACGGTGCAGGCCTTCTCAGTCCGGTGGAAAACGGGGACAGCCTGGCCACGGCCTTATCAGCCAACCACGTCTATGACGGGGGCTTCGACACATCCTGGGTCACCAACGCTTCTGGCTCGGACTACTTTATCGCAGGAACCATACCCGTCCTAGTATTCGATCTCGGTGCAGACATCGCCATTGCTGACCTGGTTTTCTGGCAATACGAGAACAATGGAGGTGGCACTCCGGGCAACCATGCAAAGACTCTGGAAATAAGATTCAGCACGGAAGCAAACGGCTTAAGTTTCGGAGGTGCCAGTGATCTGGACATCAACATGCAGAGCGTCCCTGACCTAGGCGGCACAAATTCAGCCCAAGACTTCTCCGCAGGAGGTGTGACGGCTCGCTATATCCAAGTCACCGTGACAGACAATTACGCTGGCGACTTCGCTGGTGGTGGCGACCGAGTCGGTCTCGGCGAGTTCCGAGTCAACGAAGTTCCAGAACCATCCAGCAGCACCTTGTTAGGTCTCGGAGTCTTCGGCCTACTACTCAGGCGCAAACGCGACTAGCCATTTAGGAACATCATTCCATCTGCCAGCTCCGCCCTCTCGCGGAGCTTTTTCATTTCCATCAAAAAACGGAACCCAGCTGCAGCCAAGTTCCGTCCTTGTTACACGTGTGATGATTCTAACGTGCCTCTATGCTGAAAGAGGGACTACTCGTAGCTCCACTTGAGCCTCCATGGATCCCTGGTCTCACGCTGGACCTTTTTGAGCTTCTCCTTGTACTCTTCGAGCACCTTGGCGAAGGCCGGATCAGAGGCCAGGTTGTTGGCTTCCGCTGGATCTTTCTGGATGTCAAACAGCTCGAACTCCGGGCGGTTGATGTAGGAGTCCACGGTACGGTTGCCGTATTTGGCATCCTTGCCCTGCTGGTACTGGGCCTGCCAGCTGGAAGCAATCCAGAGGTCCGAGGCAAAGGGGTAAGGTAGACCGTGGGCGATGTTCCAGATGAGCTTGTACTTGCGGTCGCGATATACACGCATCGGATAGTACATCTGGATCTCGTGGAAAGTGTGAGATGCCATGATGTGATCCCACCCATCGGACTCCTCTGTACCAAGCAGCCCATACCAGGAGCGGCCCTGGTACTTTTTGGCAGGATGCCCCTGGTTTTCAAATTTCTCAGTCGGCTTGTACTTCAAAAGTGTCTTCGGTGCCTGCTTCGCCACGTCATAGCCACCAGCCATATCGAGGATAGTCGGGGTAATGTCCACATGGGAGATCAGCGCGTTGTTCACCACGCCTTTGTTCTTCTGCTTTGGATCACGGACGACGAATGGCACACGCAGGCCTGCCTCGTAGACGGTAGTCTTCGCCCCAGGGAAGGCCATGCCGTGGTCAGCGGAGAAAATGATAATGGTGTTATCCCACTTACCGTGCTTCTTGAGAATTTCAATGAGACGGCCTAAGCCTTGGTCCACTCGAGAGCATGACTGATAGTACTGGGCGATTTCCTCTCGACACTCCGGTGTATCGGGCAAGAACTCAGGAACAACGACCTCATTTGGGTCATAGAAGACTTCATTCACCCCCTTGTGATGTTTTTTATCAGCCAAGTTTCCGAACAGGTTAGCCTTAAGCGTGAGCGGGGATGTCTTGTCCACTCCCCCACTGCGGTGCGGATCATGTGTTGCAAAGTACAGAAAGAATGGCTTGTCGCTCTCTTCACTGATGAATGACTCGCAGCCGTTTGCCATTCCCACTGCCTTGTGGAATGAGCTACGGAGGTAGTTTTCAAAATGGTAAACCGACTCTGGTGCTACGTGGTACTTGCCAATAGTAGCTGTACGGTAGCCATGGTGTGCCAGCTGAAGCGGCAGGCTCAACGCCGCCATGGTCTTGTAGGTAGTGAAGTGATGGTAATCGTGGGTGTGACCAAACTGACCATTGGCATGATTCTGTATACCTGTGAGGATCACCGAACGACTCGCTGAACAGCTGGCGGTTGTCGCAAAGGCTTCGGTAAAAGTGGTACCCTCAGCTGCAAGGGCATCCAGATTTGGTGTTTTGATGACTTTATTTCCGTAGCATCCGGCTATCGGTGATTGGTCATCGGTGATAAAAAGAATGATATTCGGCTTCTCCGCGGCCTGCGTCAGGCACGCCGCAAAAAGGCTCAGTAGATAGAGAACAGTAAATTTCATTGGGCTGTAGATAGAAGGTTCGGTGTTTGCGTTGCCCACCCCTGAGGTGAACTTGATCTTAATTATATGTACCTTTGGGCTCAATTCTTGCAAAATATGCCAAAGTCTTACTGGTCCTCTTTTAGGCTCAGATCGATCTAGCCGGGAAATGACGCAAGAATAACATGTCATCATTGAAAGTCTGGCCCCCTCTACCTGTATTACAAGAATGTTTCACTCCGCTCTAAAAATCCTACCATTTCTGATCCCGCTGAGCCTCAGTGCTCAAAGCTTGGATGAGCCCGTCTCCTTTGAGAAGGACCAGATCCCCCCCAACTACTTTACCAAGGGAGGGTCGCTCTCACTGACCAAGGATCATATCCAGGACGGCAGCCAAGCGCTACGCTGGGACTTTACAGAGGGAGCCACGTTGACACTCAACACCGGAGCTCTGGGAAACATCAATGTCTACACAGGCTACGGAAACTACTCACGCTCCGCACTCACACTCCCCGTCTATTTGCCCGAGACCGGCCAAGGCAAGCTGCTGGTAGAGATCCGCGCCGGAGAGGAGACAGCAGGGCTCATTGAGGTCCCATTCTCTCATACTGGCTGGCAAAAGCTCGTCTACCACTACAGCTGGCACTCCAAGATCGAATGGACCAAACCCAAGCTGCGCGACAAGCTGGACAACATCCGCATCACTGCCAAGGACGTGGAAAAGCCAGGCTATGCGATCTTTGACAAGATCATCTACAACAAGCCGCTGGACTTCAGGGCGGGCCGCAACGCGATCACCGAGATCTGGCTACCAGAGAAGCACGACTTCTCCGGCGCAGCCCAACCTAGCGCCGAGGATCTGCTCAAGCTCGACCAGCTTTCCAAGGAGCTCCTTCCGAGCCCCAACCCAAAAGTCAGCAGGCAGCAATGGGAGCAGATCATCGCGCGCTACCAGAAAACGATCCAGGACAAGAAGTGGCAAATGGGCAACCCCATCGACCAGGGACTGGCCAACTACTTTGGCTTCCTCAACAGCATTGCCAATGACTGGTGCCGCTGTGCCGACCCGGAAATGAAAGCCAAGCTGGCAAAGACCTTCCACACCACGCACGACTGGCTGCAGGAGCAAGGCTTGGTCGTCAATGGTGCCTGCGGCAAGGCCAACAACTACGTGGGCCGCCTCTATGTGGATGCCGCCACCAAAATGAGAGATGCCCTCAAGGAACATGGCAATGTAGACATCACCCTCAACTACCTCAAGTGGGCCTACCACTACGACGATCAGGTCTTCGGTGAGAATCACCACGAGTCGATGGACTACTTCCATAACGAGGCCCTACGCCTCCTGCGCATCGCCAACATGCATGCCGACCCCGTGGAGCGCTACCACCACGTAGAGACCTTCCGAGATGTGCTGGGCAAGCAACTCCAGACATCCATCAAGCCGGACGGCTCCATCTTCCACCATGGTTTCCATTACTTCGCTTATGGCAGCATGGGCATGAACTCAGTCTCCGGCACGCTCGCACTCATGAGCCAAGCCGGTTTTGCCGTGGCGGAAGAAGGGCTGGATATGGCCAAACTTGCCGTCATGAAAATGCGCTGGTACTCAGGCCGCACGACACTTTGGTCGCTCTCCGGCAGAAACCCAGCCGGCACCCAGAAGGTTCCCGTAGGCGCCTTCTTGAACCTCGCC
The sequence above is drawn from the Rubritalea squalenifaciens DSM 18772 genome and encodes:
- a CDS encoding sulfatase family protein yields the protein MKFTVLYLLSLFAACLTQAAEKPNIILFITDDQSPIAGCYGNKVIKTPNLDALAAEGTTFTEAFATTASCSASRSVILTGIQNHANGQFGHTHDYHHFTTYKTMAALSLPLQLAHHGYRTATIGKYHVAPESVYHFENYLRSSFHKAVGMANGCESFISEESDKPFFLYFATHDPHRSGGVDKTSPLTLKANLFGNLADKKHHKGVNEVFYDPNEVVVPEFLPDTPECREEIAQYYQSCSRVDQGLGRLIEILKKHGKWDNTIIIFSADHGMAFPGAKTTVYEAGLRVPFVVRDPKQKNKGVVNNALISHVDITPTILDMAGGYDVAKQAPKTLLKYKPTEKFENQGHPAKKYQGRSWYGLLGTEESDGWDHIMASHTFHEIQMYYPMRVYRDRKYKLIWNIAHGLPYPFASDLWIASSWQAQYQQGKDAKYGNRTVDSYINRPEFELFDIQKDPAEANNLASDPAFAKVLEEYKEKLKKVQRETRDPWRLKWSYE
- a CDS encoding PEP-CTERM sorting domain-containing protein; this encodes MKKCPLVLCSLLAAGGAQAAIVVPTYVAGSSTPNTFSTSSPQQMVNGAGLLSPVENGDSLATALSANHVYDGGFDTSWVTNASGSDYFIAGTIPVLVFDLGADIAIADLVFWQYENNGGGTPGNHAKTLEIRFSTEANGLSFGGASDLDINMQSVPDLGGTNSAQDFSAGGVTARYIQVTVTDNYAGDFAGGGDRVGLGEFRVNEVPEPSSSTLLGLGVFGLLLRRKRD